In a genomic window of Variovorax paradoxus:
- the radA gene encoding DNA repair protein RadA: MAKDKSIYVCSECGGTSAKWLGKCPSCGAWNTLIEQAAGSANAPANNRFGTQFASLAGASELAVLSEIEASDVARTPTGLDELDRVLGGGVVAGGVTLIGGDPGIGKSTLLLQAVDALQRAGQNALYVTGEESGAQVALRSKRLGLDHSQVQVLAEIQLEKIIATLDATRPAIAVIDSIQTVYSDQLTSAPGSVAQVRECAAHLTRFAKTSGTAVVLVGHVTKEGALAGPRVLEHMVDTVLYFEGDTHSSFRLVRAIKNRFGAVNEIGVFAMTERGLKGVANPSAIFLSQHTEPVPGSVVLVTLEGTRPMLVEIQALVDDGGPSPRRLSVGLDRDRLAMLLAVLHRHAGVACMDQDVFVNAVGGVRISEPAADLAVMLAITSSLRGKPLPKGFIAFGEVGLAGEVRPAPRGQERLREAAKLGYSIAVVPRANAPRKGTKDIEGLTIHAVDRIEEAMDVVRELE, from the coding sequence ATGGCCAAGGACAAATCCATCTACGTCTGCAGCGAATGCGGCGGCACCAGCGCCAAGTGGCTCGGCAAGTGCCCGAGCTGCGGCGCCTGGAACACACTGATCGAACAAGCGGCCGGCAGCGCGAACGCCCCGGCCAACAACCGCTTCGGCACGCAGTTCGCGTCGCTCGCCGGGGCCTCCGAACTCGCGGTGCTCTCGGAGATCGAGGCCAGCGACGTCGCGCGCACGCCCACCGGCCTCGACGAGCTCGACCGCGTGCTCGGCGGCGGCGTGGTGGCCGGCGGCGTCACGCTGATCGGCGGCGACCCGGGCATCGGCAAGTCGACCCTGCTGCTGCAGGCGGTCGATGCGCTGCAGCGCGCGGGGCAGAACGCGCTCTACGTCACGGGCGAGGAGAGCGGCGCGCAGGTGGCGCTGCGCTCCAAGCGGCTGGGCCTGGACCACTCGCAGGTGCAGGTGCTGGCCGAGATCCAGCTCGAGAAAATCATTGCCACGCTCGACGCCACGCGCCCGGCCATCGCGGTGATCGACTCGATCCAGACTGTCTACTCCGACCAGCTCACCTCGGCACCGGGCTCGGTGGCGCAGGTACGCGAATGCGCGGCGCACCTCACGCGCTTCGCCAAGACCAGCGGCACGGCCGTGGTGCTGGTGGGCCACGTCACGAAGGAGGGCGCGCTCGCGGGGCCGCGCGTGCTCGAGCACATGGTCGACACGGTGCTGTACTTCGAGGGCGACACGCACTCGAGCTTCCGTCTGGTGCGCGCGATCAAGAACCGCTTCGGCGCGGTCAACGAGATCGGCGTGTTCGCGATGACCGAGCGCGGCCTCAAGGGCGTGGCCAACCCGAGCGCGATCTTCCTGAGCCAGCACACCGAGCCGGTGCCCGGCAGCGTAGTGCTGGTCACGCTCGAGGGCACGCGGCCGATGCTGGTCGAGATCCAGGCGCTGGTCGACGACGGCGGGCCGAGCCCGCGCCGGCTGTCGGTGGGCCTGGACCGCGACCGGCTCGCGATGCTGCTGGCGGTGCTGCACCGCCATGCGGGCGTGGCCTGCATGGACCAGGACGTGTTCGTCAACGCGGTCGGCGGCGTGCGCATCAGCGAACCGGCGGCCGACCTCGCGGTGATGCTGGCCATCACCTCGAGCCTGCGCGGCAAGCCGCTGCCCAAGGGCTTCATCGCCTTCGGCGAAGTGGGCTTGGCGGGCGAGGTGCGGCCCGCGCCGCGCGGCCAGGAGCGGCTGCGCGAGGCCGCCAAGCTGGGCTACAGCATCGCGGTGGTGCCCAGGGCCAATGCGCCGCGCAAGGGCACGAAGGACATCGAGGGCCTGACGATCCACGCGGTGGACCGCATCGAGGAGGCGATGGACGTGGTGCGCGAGCTCGAGTGA
- a CDS encoding glycerate kinase codes for MRAMNFQKFLVPVGALVVLGVAWRSYGWGGVALAAGAIVMFLLMHFNRVMQVLKRAADRPVGTVASSVMLNAKLKPGVTLMHVVAMTRALGELRSPQDQQPEHYRWTDAGGSYVDTVFNGGRLQSWTLTRPPAQDDEAETPAA; via the coding sequence ATGCGGGCCATGAATTTCCAGAAGTTTCTCGTGCCCGTGGGGGCGCTCGTCGTGCTCGGCGTGGCCTGGCGCAGCTATGGCTGGGGCGGCGTGGCCCTGGCGGCCGGCGCGATCGTGATGTTCCTGCTGATGCATTTCAACCGCGTGATGCAGGTGCTCAAGCGCGCGGCCGACCGGCCCGTGGGCACGGTGGCCAGCTCGGTGATGCTCAACGCCAAGCTCAAGCCGGGCGTGACGCTGATGCACGTGGTCGCGATGACGCGCGCGCTCGGCGAACTGCGCTCGCCGCAGGACCAGCAGCCCGAGCACTACCGCTGGACCGATGCCGGCGGCTCGTACGTCGACACGGTGTTCAACGGCGGCCGGCTGCAGAGCTGGACGCTGACGCGGCCGCCGGCGCAGGACGACGAGGCCGAGACGCCCGCGGCCTAG
- a CDS encoding LysR family transcriptional regulator: MKLQQLRVLLAVAQHGSIHEAARGLHTTQPALSKAIAELERELGVTLMSRSTRGVSLTPYGAALVKRASVVEQELRHALEDIEAIRGHDEARLDIGFTAVASNGPLPEAMAAFRQRFPNVALRAFEMRPQQMLEGLREGRLDLGLISTCSGPGSNVFQWEPLFSVAMHISVRAGHPLRRVRKLRPLLDADWLVLDPVDDPFSPLVSTMRLHGLEMPRRMVQSASNLLGLQLATQTDLVSMWSDAVFHGAGPLRLSGDALERLPITDELPDFEVYLVYRSADLMTHVCTEFVKEARHHARINPPWRAPRGA; this comes from the coding sequence ATGAAGCTGCAGCAGTTGCGCGTGCTGCTCGCGGTAGCGCAGCACGGCAGCATCCACGAGGCGGCGCGCGGCCTGCACACGACCCAGCCGGCGCTGTCGAAGGCGATCGCCGAGCTCGAGCGCGAGCTCGGCGTGACGCTGATGTCGCGCTCCACGCGCGGCGTGAGCCTCACGCCCTACGGCGCGGCGCTGGTCAAGCGCGCCAGCGTGGTCGAGCAGGAGCTGCGCCATGCGCTCGAGGACATCGAGGCGATCCGCGGCCACGACGAGGCGCGGCTGGACATCGGCTTCACCGCGGTGGCCTCGAACGGCCCGCTGCCCGAGGCCATGGCCGCGTTCCGCCAGCGCTTTCCGAACGTGGCGCTGCGCGCCTTCGAGATGCGGCCGCAGCAGATGCTCGAGGGCCTGCGCGAGGGCCGGCTCGACCTCGGCCTGATCTCGACCTGCAGCGGGCCGGGCTCGAACGTGTTCCAGTGGGAGCCGCTGTTCTCGGTGGCGATGCACATCTCGGTGCGCGCCGGCCATCCGCTGCGCCGCGTGCGCAAGCTGCGGCCGCTGCTCGATGCCGACTGGCTGGTGCTCGACCCGGTCGACGATCCGTTCAGCCCGCTGGTCAGCACCATGCGCCTGCACGGGCTGGAGATGCCGCGGCGCATGGTGCAGAGCGCCTCGAACCTGCTGGGCCTGCAGCTCGCCACGCAGACCGACCTGGTCAGCATGTGGTCGGACGCGGTGTTCCACGGCGCCGGTCCGCTGCGGCTGAGCGGCGACGCGCTCGAGCGGCTGCCGATCACCGACGAGCTGCCCGACTTCGAGGTCTACCTGGTCTACCGCTCGGCCGACCTGATGACGCACGTGTGCACCGAGTTCGTGAAGGAGGCGCGCCACCATGCGCGCATCAATCCGCCGTGGCGCGCGCCGCGCGGCGCCTAG
- a CDS encoding asparaginase, whose amino-acid sequence MKLIRHCLCMLALAPCCMMAASAQGTKPVVQFIATGGTIAMKVDPVTKGVVPAISGDDLMQTVPDAGKYATIEVNNFSAMSANYVEPKWWTRLTKAVDDALARPEVAGVVIAHGTDTMEETAYWLDLTVKSNKPVILIGAQRNASSSDFDGPRNLLNAIRIATTPEAVGQGVMLSMNNQINAARAVTKTHTGNVETFKSGDFGFIGEVWDDKVVFSRTALRRQHIDIGSAEMPRVEILAMFGGADGSLLRYAVDQGAKGIVVQAVGMGNMNVSMYEAVKYALSRGVPVVIATRVPNGRTMPLYGFVGGGKTTFDAGAVMAGDLSPQKARLLLMLKLHQGVSDKAGLQAAFDR is encoded by the coding sequence CAGTTCATCGCCACCGGCGGCACCATCGCGATGAAGGTCGACCCCGTCACCAAGGGCGTGGTGCCCGCGATCTCGGGCGACGACCTGATGCAGACCGTGCCCGATGCCGGCAAGTACGCCACCATCGAGGTCAACAACTTCTCGGCCATGTCGGCCAACTACGTCGAGCCCAAGTGGTGGACGCGCCTGACCAAGGCCGTGGACGACGCGCTCGCGCGCCCCGAGGTGGCGGGCGTGGTGATCGCGCACGGCACCGACACCATGGAGGAGACGGCCTACTGGCTCGACCTCACGGTCAAGTCGAACAAGCCCGTGATCCTGATCGGCGCGCAGCGCAATGCCTCCTCGAGCGACTTCGACGGCCCGCGCAACCTGCTCAACGCGATCCGCATCGCCACCACGCCCGAGGCCGTGGGCCAGGGCGTGATGCTCTCGATGAACAACCAGATCAATGCCGCGCGCGCGGTGACCAAGACCCACACCGGCAACGTCGAGACCTTCAAGTCGGGCGACTTCGGCTTCATCGGCGAGGTCTGGGACGACAAGGTGGTGTTCTCGCGCACCGCGCTGCGCCGCCAGCACATCGACATCGGCAGCGCCGAGATGCCGCGCGTGGAGATCCTCGCGATGTTCGGCGGCGCCGACGGCTCGCTGCTGCGCTACGCGGTGGACCAGGGCGCGAAGGGCATCGTGGTGCAGGCCGTGGGCATGGGCAACATGAACGTCTCGATGTACGAGGCGGTGAAGTACGCGCTGTCGCGCGGCGTGCCGGTGGTGATCGCCACCCGCGTGCCGAACGGCCGCACCATGCCGCTGTACGGCTTCGTGGGCGGCGGCAAGACCACCTTCGACGCCGGCGCCGTGATGGCCGGCGACCTGAGCCCGCAGAAGGCGCGCCTGCTGCTGATGCTCAAGCTGCACCAGGGCGTGAGCGACAAGGCCGGCCTGCAGGCGGCCTTCGACCGCTGA